Proteins from one Hemibagrus wyckioides isolate EC202008001 linkage group LG16, SWU_Hwy_1.0, whole genome shotgun sequence genomic window:
- the cplane1 gene encoding ciliogenesis and planar polarity effector 1 isoform X7 produces MEVKFDVLLSSSIKRRKPWPRFCWLGKEKEGVFLLDDNRISEINLQSGQTKKKIPKLHQLLPRVLTMSSSQNAMWLAGILVSGEVFLWDRDKDSLKMVTSVPAVYELASVSKATSQRLSLLVSGDGRRVLVASFTGQIFLWECLVPQDLSSVRDSTVKGCWSQITSSENSSLPSAKDKEACLHCAFIQSQAAGDVCLSAFVFTVGEQLIVTFLKIQWEEAGKTSLKEYCVEWVTKSYPLSHLAPPCRPVKSRGALVPAFSPDGQLLAIILNQKDPRATQVLYISTQNFVTVSSSLGGCGSKKLSIPSKYIRSYWVSCVSWSPEGLYLACILKRGSVLMLARLGGLVSLSTSGCDIEFDPAHFLPLHPLVTYRPPVPSQPPDDALSSSSMSLGDPMRQRYSVTWHPRLPCLIVSDGYMVTVLNMSRRPTPSSLMSHFLMETTQALDRVRKTIHSELPHVKSRLKSMTTLKFTASLLALKERETPQSTLPLLFRGGGSTEGLRLTTERIEDDDDSDEGHYDGSVMEDGGRLEFASMFDTLHARFQAESEDSDRDSSALLEELTRAQQSLLTAWALGVSLGGTMDQRKRLLNYTISCAVRLAHLLSIADPLIHSYKQNSVMEFLRALLSFLPWDSTHRDGNSCLGVVLELTRQLVRLFLPKSMRTVCSSQNFMAALFVLREASRILDQTYSLPQKAVQQAKVDPCLSDIFSIPLLQDDVEAEAVASQISVLNRPSNRLVAIWRDIYKQALQYHDELRSDKSTASQNRELESMSNIIFQIQESLQRAGDHLEESPALYNITGEEHFISGEYSECIQIWRDQLWEEIARAAGPRTVFLETRYCLALLFGQLFQYKLREAQALCDTMAKQLLTLEDTVEATSADKAQFELWLPQRVNSEAACAVVQSLGRFMASYFTNQPLAIFPPHHVDILPPLHLPQAAGRRTVALCQRQVAATVRSQHLSGVWTVEYALELLLLGGLIPEAAWLAQSLGDWKMAASLGLAYTTYCRLHYDFSRLKWRELHLPAELQPGFIFQTQLESLLDCKVSYDRQDKALKSLPDIVELEDMELLHVSAQEILKASVMAEVDVVSQPLTRLLESAKEHASSFTALVPPAFYLPAPPLYCPQPAPNTQDSIGDIFMALEKESRCHVAAVLQRVLLLFRAAHCSRPAVQWYIDGLRRCRKLFRKVRKRHMQSKDELPEGLKKFTNRHGFFRLRSEDMDNVVIQTIVCFRELCGLCWMLHVRDQLTASCRRYQAARTSQVADNSACELREEVLHWACRLMPFSRFLNAEETLQDLVLSLVTELPLFPMVAETLVTVFPDEEESVRVPLREKYTSLLQRLRSSIVQGSATTQATQASEMQDEAERATMISLIQEQRRQRVREVRRLAKSKIPLEWHIWEREEEEDRTGANAISDRFSWCTSLSNSTLTDSEHPLVGSEADTADTISEPHSSELQEHHSFVSPKPQNTLKSKYERKREGTLQEHKDFTLPSVGTWLFELEDEEYPCFLELFLSYVLEKDSQDMEESELPLLSSFSSCLHERELHSDAFDVLTALKRRQAGRKKGVRLPVFRAGRCYHMLPETPEPLPSIGPPPSVLSETLTARTSTGALPLPGKQPGLFGLRRQNGTPPRQHVLTTESSPFGNLIQGMPQMEHWPFKIIPCPDVDLQLELDSKLEAQFPQLARMLEWMLRWADRSVLLTHSSRKKTGCAAEPVVIRAKASAPAVLSALRLLEQRYTKALVRTDKRYIQIRLPERKARTTVAPVLPVEIDWKRERESSVDTGYPSASAGTPITLPDMDPQHGHTSEVCEIEELQDEQRVSHLYGHEDIISDPAIEERNGRRVNEPLQMTELDSDSSVEEIQEDSSTGPNISVQIRKKTKTCNPRNQPLTLADLEYSRTSVESCESHSKDVGTLDTEPAESRKEPEYSPVHNTPEPEPVQQRKQQLPSVSKPPAELGNVSHPQSVQNGEMIQPDPVRQLLQDELFRLVQLQQINFMSLMQVVGASFANLPLSHVNTLLSQLSVPATQPSQLAQPQTQPTVAQSSGPPPNDTQNTRLENKPDTVSELQSMKPRGAHQQYVEADPRLNSHEERSRLSLQDLQHLTICPDLSQNSQEERSHFIPSSQGLPTTIDNSAPQQAPQRNCPIEKTVPIIQGLRLLHLPPPQSPPPPVREAWGPNQHKPAMYRRSESFKRQAEQAQPPQWNLNQYSTQTQAYHSLHRGREREAVHLPTALNVAVADMELPLLRLPPDIQMQPIQLPRIPLSAPLRLRTAGTASTRNFPKPQLLRVEPEPSRTGLRYSTPPLPTPRLIPLGELMAWAAGKKQEANTKLQLLKADTGTKSKVTVTPSSKRLKRREDKKKDEKAVSFRPDDSIIPPSQKPEEDRSTPADGFVIPLGSFESMLTGQRLLAEAQRTSAELHAFAAMHKRPPEIQDACTNTDPPSPCSTTDKAVSAQLPQSSVSPSGSIHMDINVCSSEKMVPEQPVGTGHTEPKAHTSAHGQEFISAIDPADRSPLQDLPSSQTPVQSQPCSPPTSAHLHLLAASVINSNQNNTEIRTEEHTDDLPESSGDPVTVKVLNEFGIQQEAMPEGHSEDRVFSQRQVSAHLSEMDARLAALQSIADHMDREFANTRLLVNTIDALTPVVMASVEEEPYSSMLRVTKEAKRRTTRVNMVEEEDEQDEGRFLSFTPNGLNLPSQRGCSSLYPASLSIQNPVHQNHITPAVKPDQPLGDVSQELTESLMEDSSLLDENILDLTGLSDVADILGDLVKEGALSHSALHHSPSVSRTRSRSEEQQRRAMIEEERKELRTWMRRKQRERLVEYHRQREEKRERERVPFTPPNPLNLSSRDLAVNRKVKEEKDKAVLLEHHSQRAQEACKLITDMLTTPLVLPAPSNTTTTKTQDSRPGSQTQFKGPLKKSPKSQRGRVRSVSTFGKTVVLQKRGASTPPGMLSSKYGLHRPASALPGDRMSQVTRRGMLTDLRGRPRVKTTNQRPKTGLNKSSMELKTRRREASWLEDKEERDVVSPWDVPLEIRRILGQDGRAKEQGLVENKDDWLDALSGSTGSILSKMDWEAIERMAAEEEEEDI; encoded by the exons ATGGAGGTAAAGTTCGATGTGCTGTTGTCGTCCAGTATCAAGAGGAGAAAACCATGGCCGAGATTTTGTTGGCTGGGAAAG GAGAAGGAAGGTGTCTTTCTTTTGGATGACAATCGGATCAGTGAAATCAATttacaatcaggacagaccaAGAAGAAGATCCCAAAACTGCACCAGTTGCTACCAAGAGTGTTGACAATGTCCAGTTCTCAAAACG CTATGTGGCTGGCTGGTATATTAGTTTCTGGAGAGGTGTTTCTATGGGACAGAGACAAAGATTCCTTGAAGATGGTCACATCGGTGCCTGCAGTATATGAGCTGGCCTCTGTTAGTAAAg CGACTTCCCAGCGGCTGTCTCTGCTGGTCTCAGGGGATGGAAGGAGGGTTCTTGTGGCTTCTTTCACAGGACAGATTTTCCTCTGGGAATGCCTGGTGCCTCAGGATCTAAGTAGTGTTCGGGATAGCACTGTCAAGGGATGCTGGAGTCAGATAACTTCCTCTGAAAATTCAAGCCTTCCCTCTGCTAAAGATAAGGAAGCATGTCTTCATTGCGCGTTTATCCAGAGCCAG GCTGCAGGTGATGTGTGCCTTAGTGCTTTTGTCTTCACAGTTGGAGAGCAGCTGATTGTCACCTTCCTGAAGATTCAATGGGAAGAGGCCGGGAAAACCAG TTTGAAAGAATACTGTGTCGAATGGGTCACTAAGTCTTACCCTCTCAGCCATCTTGCTCCTCCATGTCGGCCTGTCAAGTCAAGAGGAGCACTAGTACCAGCATTCTCACCTGATGGACAACTGTTAGCAATAATTCTTAATCAGAAAGATCCAAGG GCTACTCAAGTATTATACATAAGCACGCAGAACTTTGTGACTGTATCCAGCTCACTGGGAGGATGTGGCAGTAAAAAGCTCTCGATCCCATCCAAATACATAAG GTCGTACTGGGTGAGCTGTGTGAGTTGGTCACCAGAAGGACTCTATCTGGCTTGTATATTGAAGAGAGGCTCTGTCCTGATGCTGGCCCGCTTAGGAGGGTTGGTCTCTCTCTCCACAAGTGGGTGTGACATTGAGTTTGACCCTGCACATTTCCTGCCTCTTCATCCGTTAGTCACTTATAG ACCTCCAGTGCCTTCACAGCCACCAGATGATGCCTTGTCTAGCTCCAGCATGTCTCTGGGTGACCCGATGAGACAGCGTTACTCTGTGACCTGGCACCCGAGGCTGCCTTGTCTCATTGTGTCTGATGGTTACATGGTGACGGTGCTGAATATGTCCAGACGGCCTACCCCGTCCTCGCTGATGAGCCACTTCCTGATGGAGACCACTCAGGCGCTGGACAGAGTACGCAAGACCATCCACTCAGAGCTG CCCCATGTGAAGTCCAGACTGAAGTCCATGACCACTCTGAAGTTCACAGCTAGTCTTTTGgcactgaaagaaagagagacacctCAATCGACGCTGCCTCTATTGTTCAGAGGTGGAGGAAGCACAGAAGGCTTGAGGCTAACGACAGAGAGG ATTGAGGACGATGATGATTCAGACGAGGGGCATTATGACGGCTCGGTTATGGAGGATGGGGGCAGGCTAGAATTTGCTTCAATGTTTGACACCCTTCATGCCCGTTTTCAAGCCGAGTCAGAAGATTCAGACAGAGATTCCTCAGCTCTCTTGGAGGAGCTCACCAGGGCACAGCAGAGTTTGCTAACTGCCTGGGCTCTTGGTGTTTCTCTTGGTGGTACTATGGATCAGAGAAAGCGCTTGCTGAATTACACCATCTCATGCGCTGTTCGTTTGGCTCACCTTCTCTCGATTGCTGATCCATTAATACATTCTTACAAACAAAATAGTGTAATGGAATTTCTTAGGGCTCTGCTCTCCTTTCTACCCTGGGATTCCACTCACAGAGATGGCAACAGCTGCCTAGGGGTTGTTTTGGAGCTCACTCGACAGCTTGTTCGTCTTTTTCTGCCTAAGTCCATGCGCACTGTTTGTTCCTCTCAGAACTTCATGGCAGCACTTTTTGTCCTCCGGGAAGCATCCAGGATTCTGGACCAGACCTACAGTCTACCTCAGAAAGCAGTCCAGCAAGCAAAGGTTGATCCTTGTCTCTCAGACATCTTCTCAATCCCACTGTTACAGGATGATGTGGAGGCTGAAGCTGTGGCCTCTCAGATATCTGTGCTAAACAGACCGTCAAATAG GTTGGTGGCAATATGGCGAGACATCTACAAGCAAGCTTTGCAGTACCACGACGAATTACGAAGTGATAAAAGTACAGCGAGTCAAAATAGGGAACTGGAGAGCATGTCAAACATCATTTTTCAAATCCAAGAATCACTACAGAGAGCTGGAGACCATCTGGAGGAAAGCCCTGCCCTGTACAACATAACAG GAGAGGAGCACTTCATTTCTGGTGAGTATAGTGAGTGCATCCAGATTTGGCGAGACCAGCTGTGGGAAGAGATAGCGAGAG CAGCTGGGCCAAGGACAGTCTTTCTGGAGACACGCTATTGTCTGGCTCTTCTGTTTGGCCAGCTGTTTCAGTATAAGCTTAGGGAGGCCCAGGCCTTGTGTGAcaccatggccaagcagctacTGACATTAGAAGATACTGTAG AAGCGACATCTGCAGACAAGGCTCAGTTTGAGCTGTGGCTCCCGCAGCGGGTGAATAGTGAGGCTGCCTGTGCTGTGGTCCAGTCTCTCGGCAGGTTCATGGCATCCTACTTTACCAACCAGCCGCTAGCTATCTTCCCACCACACCACGTGGATATCTTGCCTCCTCTACATCTGCCACAGG CGGCAGGACGACGCACAGTGGCTCTCTGTCAGCGGCAGGTGGCGGCCACTGTGAGATCACAGCACCTCTCAGGTGTATGGACAGTGGAGTATGCTCTGGAGCTCCTCCTGCTGGGTGGGCTGATTCCTGAGGCAGCATGGTTGGCTCAGAGTTTGGGTGATTGGAAGATGGCTGCCTCTCTTGGTCTGGCTTATACCACCTACTGCAGACTGCACTATGATTTCAGCAG GTTGAAATGGAGAGAATTGCACCTTCCTGCAGAGCTACAGCCTGGCTTTATTTTTCAGACTCAACTTGAGTCATTACTGGACTGCAAAGTTTCATATGACAGACAAGACAAGGCCTTGAAAAGTCTTcctg ATATTGTGGAGCTTGAGGACATGGAGCTGCTCCACGTGTCTGCTCAGGAGATCCTGAAGGCCTCAGTCATGGCAGAGGTGGATGTTGTATCACAGCCTCTCACTAGGCTTTTGGAATCAGCCAAGGAGCATGCCTCTTCATTCACTGCTCTGGTTCCTCCTGCATTCTACCTCCCTGCCCCTCCTTTGTACTGTCCACAACCTGCCCCTAACACACAG GACTCCATTGGTGACATCTTTATGGCTTTGGAGAAGGAATCACGTTGCCATGTAGCTGCAGTGTTACAACGAGTGCTGTTGCTGTTCAGAGCTGCTCACTGCTCCCGACCCGCTGTGCAGTGGTACATCGATGGCCTGCGTCGATGCCGCAAACTCTTTCGCAAG GTGAGGAAGAGACACATGCAGTCTAAAGATGAGCTTCCAGAAGGGTTAAAAAAGTTTACTAATCGCCATGGGTTTTTCCGTTTGAGGTCCGAAGACATGGATAATGTTGTCATCCAAACaatag TATGCTTTAGGGAATTATGTGGGCTGTGCTGGATGCTGCATGTTCGTGATCAGCTCACAGCCTCCTGTAGAAGGTACCAAGCTGCAAGGACCTCTCAG GTTGCAGATAATAGTGCTTGTGAATTGCGTGAGGAGGTCCTGCATTGGGCTTGCCGTCTCATGCCTTTCTCTCGCTTCCTTAATGCTGAAGAGACATTACAGGACTTGGTGCTCAGCCTTGTGACTGAGCTGCCTCTTTTTCCAAtg gTGGCAGAGACATTAGTCACTGTGTTTCCCGATGAGGAGGAATCTGTCCGGGTGCCTCTAAGAGAGAAGTACACCTCACTGCTGCAGAGGTTAAGATCCAGCATTGTGCAGGGTTCTGCAACAACACAAG CCACACAGGCAAGCGAGATGCaagatgaagcagagagagCGACAATGATTTCGCTGATTCAGGAGCAGCGGAGGCAACGGGTTCGAGAGGTACGCCGACTGGCAAAGAGCAAGATCCCACTAGAGTGGCATAtctgggagagggaggaagaggaggacagGACAGGAGCCAATGCCATATCTGACCGGTTCTCGTGGTGCACTAGCCTGAGTAATagcacactcacagactctgaGCACCCCCTAGTGGGCAGTGAGGCTGACACTGCTGATACAATATCAGAGCCTCATTCATCAGAACTGCAGGAACATCACAG cttTGTGTCACCCAAACCTCAGAACACATTGAAATcaaaatatgaaagaaaaagagaaggaacaCTGCAAGAACATAAAGATTTCACCTTACCCTCTGTGGGGACTTGGTTGTTTGAActtgaggatgaggagtatccaTGCTTTTTAGAGCTTTTCCTAAGCTATGTGTTGGAGAAGGACAGCCAGGACATGGAGGAATCTGAGCTTCCTTTGCTGAGTAGCTTCTCTTCATGTCTGCATGAACGTGAGCTTCACTCTGATGCTTTTGATGTACTGACAGCACTCAAAAGACGACAGGCTGGCCGAAAAAAAGGTGTGCGGCTTCCTGTGTTCCGTGCTGGAAGGTGCTATCACATGCTTCCTGAGACTCCTGAGCCACTGCCCTCTATAGGTCCTCCTCCATCTGTCCTTAGTGAAACTCTTACTGCTCGAACCAGCACTGGTGCTCTGCCGCTTCCTGGAAAACAGCCAGGTTTGTTTGGTCTTCGACGACAGAATGGGACACCACCCAGACAGCATGTACTAACCACAGAATCCAGTCCTTTTGGGAACTTAATCCAAGGGATGCCTCAAATGGAGCACTGGCCCTTTAAGATAATCCCCTGCCCTGATGTGGACCTACAGCTGGAGCTGGACTCCAAATTGGAGGCCCAGTTTCCCCAGCTGGCCAGGATGTTGGAATGGATGCTGCGCTGGGCAGacagaagtgtcttgctcaCACATTCAAGCAGGAAGAAAACAGGGTGTGCCGCTGAGCCAGTGGTGATTAGGGCTAAAGCCTCAGCTCCTGCAGTGCTTTCTGCTCTGAGGCTGCTAGAGCAGAGATACACCAAAGCCCTAGTGAGGACTGACAAGCGCTATATTCAGATTAGG CTCCCAGAGAGGAAAGCTCGAACCACTGTGGCTCCAGTCCTGCCAGTTGAAATTGATTGGAAGCGTGAGAGAGAAAGTAGCGTGGACACTGGCTATCCTTCTGCCTCAGCAGGGACTCCCATCACCCTGCCTGATATGGACCCCCAGCATGGACACACTTCTGA GGTATGTGAAATTGAGGAGCTTCAGGATGAGCAGAGAGTTTCTCACTTGTATGGGCATGAGGACATAATTTCTGACCCGGCGATAGAAGAACGAAATGGTAGAAGAGTGAATGAACCACTCCAAATGACTGAATTGGACA GTGACAGTAGTGTTGAGGAGATCCAAGAAGACTCTTCAACTGGGCCAAATATTTCAGTACAGATCAGGAAGAAGACCAAAACCTGTAACCCCAGAAACCAG CCTTTAACTCTGGCAGATTTAGAATACTCTAGGACATCTGTTGAATCCTGTGAATCACA CTCAAAGGATGTTGGCACATTGGATACTGAACCTGCAGAATCAAGAAAGGAACCAGAATATAG TCCTGTACATAATACTCCTGAGCCTGAGCCTGTTCAGCAAAGAAAGCAGCAGCTCCCCTCTGTGTCAAAGCCTCCAGCTGAACTGGGGAATGTAAGCCACCCTCAAAGTGTCCAGAATGGAGAAATGATTCAACCTGATCCAGTCAGGCAGCTGCTTCAGGATGAGCTTTTCCGATTAGTCCAA TTGCAGCAAATCAACTTCATGAGTCTTATGCAAGTGGTGGGAGCCTCCTTTGCCAACCTGCCCCTCTCCCATGTCAACACACTCCTTTCACAGCTCAGTGTTCCTGCAACACAACCTTCACAACTTGCACAACCACAAACTCAGCCCACTGTGGCTCAGTCCTCAGGTCCTCCTCCCAATGATACCCAAAACACAAGATTAGAGAATAAGCCAGACACTGTCTCTGAGCTACAGTCCATGAAACCCAGAGGTGCACACCAACAGTATGTGGAAGCAGATCCTAGACTGAATAGCCATGAAGAAAGGAGTAGACTCAGCCTACAG GATCTCCAACATCTGACCATTTGTCCTGATTTGTCACAGAATAGCCAGGAAGAAAGAAGTCATTTTATTCCATCCTCTCAAGGACTTCCTACCACAATAGACAATTCAGCCCCACAACAGGCACCCCAGCGGAATTGTCCCATTGAAAAGACTGTTCCGATTATACAGGGGCTCAGGCTTCTTCACTTGCCCCCTCCTCAGTCTCCTCCTCCCCCAGTGAGAGAGGCCTGGGGTCCCAATCAGCACAAGCCTGCCATGTACAGAAGATCTGAAAGCTTTAAGAGGCAAGCTGAGCAAGCTCAACCCCCACAATGGAATCTAAATCAGTACAGCACACAAACTCAAGCGTACCATTCATTACATAGAGGGAGAGAACGAGAGGCAGTCCACCTTCCTACTGCTCTCAATGTGGCAGTGGCAGATATGGAGCTCCCGCTGCTGCGTTTACCCCCTGATATCCAGATGCAACCTATCCAGCTTCCCCGGATCCCTCTGTCGGCTCCCTTGAGGCTACGCACAGCAGGAACTGCGTCCACGAGAAACTTTCCCAAACCACAATTACTGCGTGTTGAGCCTGAGCCATCTCGTACT GGTTTGAGATACAGCACACCTCCACTGCCCACTCCTCGACTCATCCCTCTAGGGGAGCTGATGGCCTGGGcagcaggaaaaaaacaggaagcgAACACTAAGCTCCAACTTCTCAAGGCAGATACAGGGACAAAGAGCAAAGTCACTGTCACGCCCTCCAGCAAAAG GCTTAAAAGGAGagaagataaaaagaaagacgAAAAGGCTGTGTCCTTCAGACCAGATGATTCTATAATTCCTCCATCTCAG AAGCCTGAAGAAGACAGATCTACTCCAGCTGATGGCTTTGTCATTCCATTAG GTTCCTTCGAGTCAATGTTGACTGGTCAGAGGCTGCTGGCCGAAGCTCAGCGCACATCAGCAGAGCTTCATGCTTTTGCAGCAATGCACAAACGACCTCCTGAAATCCAGGATGCCTGCACCAACACAGACCCTC CCTCACCTTGCAGCACCACTGATAAAGCTGTTTCAGCCCAGCTTCCTCAGTCTTCTGTTTCTCCATCAG GTTCTATACATATGGACATTAATGTTTGCTCCTCTGAGAAAATGGTTCCAGAGCAGCCAGTGGGCACAGGTCACACAGAGCCAAAAGCCCATACG AGTGCTCATGGACAGGAGTTCATCAGTGCAATTGATCCGGCGGATAGGTCTCCTTTACAGGACCTGCCCTCTTCCCAAACCCCTGTCCAGAGCCAACCCTGTTCTCCACCTACATCTGCTCACCTTCATCTTCTAGCAGCTTCTGTGATCAACTCAAACCAGAACAACACTGAGATCAGAACAGAAGAACACACTGACGACTTGCCAG AATCCAGTGGGGATCCAGTCACTGTAAAGGTGCTGAATGAATTTGGGATACAACAGGAGGCCATGCCAGAGGGCCATTCGGAAGATCGTGTGTTTTCTCAGCGTCAGGTCTCGGCTCATCTCTCTGAGATGGACGCCCGACTGGCAGCTCTCCAGAGTATCGCTGACCACATGGACAGAGAATTTGCCAACACCAGGCTG cTGGTAAATACTATAGACGCTCTAACACCTGTTGTGATGGCCAGTGTGGAAGAGGAGCCTTATTCCAGCATGCTGAGAGTTACAAAGGAAG CAAAGAGACGCACGACTCGAGTGAACATGgttgaagaggaagatgagcaGGATGAGGGACGGTTTTTGTCTTTCACCCCCAATGGTCTTAATCTTCCAAGTCAGAGGGGGTGCTCGTCTCTCTACCCAGCCTCACTGTCCATCCAGAACCCGGTCCACCAAAACCACATTACTCCTGCAG tgaaACCAGATCAGCCTCTCGGGGATGTGAGCCAAG AATTGACTGAATCATTGATGGAGGATTCAAGCCT GCTAGATGAAAACATTTTGGATCTGACTGGACTGAGTGATGTTGCGGACATCTTGGGTGATTTAGTGAAAGAAGGGGCGCTCTCACATTcagcactccatcactctccctCGGTGAGCAGGACGAGAAG CAGGTCAGAGGAGCAGCAGAGGAGAGCCATgatagaggaggagaggaaggagCTGAGGACCTGGATGAGAAGGAAGCAGAGAGAGCGACTGGTTGAGTaccacagacagagggaggagaagagagagagggagcgtgTTCCCTTCACTCCTCCTAATCCTCTG AATCTGTCATCTAGAGACCTGGCAGTCAACAGGAAAGTTAAAGAAGAGAAAGACAA GGCAGTTCTTCTGGAGCATCACTCCCAGAGAGCACAGGAGGCATGCAAGCTGATCACAGACATGCTTACTACCCCACTTGTCCTCCCTGCTCcttccaacaccaccaccaccaagacCCAAGACTCCCGGCCTGG GAGTCAGACCCAGTTTAAAGGTCCTCTTAAGAAAAGCCCTAAGAGCCAAAGGGGACGAGTGCGCTCGGTTTCAACATTTGGGAAGACTGTAGTGCTGCAGAAGAGAGGTGCATCAACTCCACCTGGGATGCTAAGCAGCAAATATGGACTCCATAGACCTG CGAGTGCGCTTCCAGGTGACCGGATGTCCCAGGTCACACGGCGAGGCATGCTGACAGATCTGAGAGGTAGACCAAGGGTGAAGACAACCAACCAGC GCCCCAAAACTGGGTTAAATAAATCCTCAATGGAGCTGAAGACTAGAAGACGAGAGGCATCATGGTTAGAGGACAAAGAGGAAAGGGATGTGGTGAGTCCGTGGGACGTTCCTCTTGAGATCCGTAGAATTCTTGGTCAGGATGGCCGAGCCAAGGAACAG GGCTTGGTGGAGAACAAAGATGACTGGTTGGATGCCCTTTCAGGAAGCACCGGCAGCATTTTGAGTAAGATGGACTGGGAAGCCATTGAGAGGATGGcggctgaagaagaagaagaagacatctGA